In Spodoptera frugiperda isolate SF20-4 chromosome 28, AGI-APGP_CSIRO_Sfru_2.0, whole genome shotgun sequence, one genomic interval encodes:
- the LOC118281692 gene encoding uncharacterized protein LOC118281692 isoform X1: protein MTTIVAFAQYSHGGFGSGAIFLYRGVTGAPPPYRRHADSPPDEMIVLIIIACITTAAATNSTKDATTESPTNTTKEILKASETADPKKVQIVKQIRRLNEDGSYTIGYEADDGTFKIENKDVLGNVKGTFGYIDQDGEIKRVTYTSSSDSTPVPVTTSTTPSTPTMIVRVNKTVSSTTRRPLPTVVYPTRGSYTTRGTVIQPIPRRRAHASSTRAPLTETTTESQKLEETTTNILSLYKPKLEEVKTRTQILKPMSATVKDDLITRQTTTKIPATVKPVYERVTEKDQESDANKANTIRRELSGTSPNPRMISLQQSVGDDSTDVYGSHLSMGTVRPLFTTTTPRPRLVPIHSLVAARQKIQQQYQDVPIQEQETTIEASTGRVFDQDHVLTTNAVPVVHIQPQRDPDDQVYQQPIYRRPPAAVHFRTREYLRDNPGAPVPIGNTRPFIQYEFQNKVLEPQYLKETSQHPQRPQPTAEVTPNPYDPRPVTRIIPIPVDDRGVPLQGYQGRFVNPYQRPALFQPRYEPVDEMTSIAAPVSTRDLRRLLHILILRQNKLQALMDQMMVGPSLYRPETDYRYQRYQDDDRYDYRYDQYRQEYQGQGYDNQYESQRYVPRRRYPRPYDTAGSSSNHIEEMPEYLPPEIREALLLKMLILAISPDFMPTVAPPTELTTAAPPRKQVRNIQILGEEGSMDDKRQQRH from the coding sequence ATGACAACAATAGTGGCGTTTGCGCAATATTCGCACGGTGGCTTTGGGAGTGGggcgatatttttatataggggAGTCACGGGCGCGCCGCCGCCGTACCGTCGACATGCCGACAGCCCGCCTGACGAGATGATCGTCCTCATCATCATCGCGTGCATCACTACAGCGGCTGCTACCAACTCCACCAAAGATGCGACCACAGAGTCCCCGACTAACACTACCAAAGAGATCCTCAAAGCGAGTGAAACAGCTGACCCGAAAAAGGTGCAAATCGTAAAACAAATACGACGCTTGAATGAAGATGGATCATACACCATAGGGTACGAGGCTGATGATGGCACGTTTAAGATTGAAAATAAGGATGTGCTAGGAAATGTTAAGGGTACGTTCGGTTATATCGACCAGGATGGCGAGATCAAACGAGTGACGTATACATCTTCGAGTGACAGTACACCTGTTCCAGTTACCACGAGCACGACGCCGAGTACTCCGACTATGATCGTGAGGGTGAACAAAACAGTGTCATCGACCACACGCAGACCTTTACCGACTGTAGTGTACCCTACAAGAGGATCGTATACCACGCGGGGAACAGTGATCCAGCCCATACCCAGGAGACGTGCTCATGCCAGTTCCACTAGAGCTCCACTTACAGAAACTACAACAGAGTCCCAGAAACTAGAAGAGACCACAACTAACATACTGAGTTTGTATAAACCAAAACTAGAGGAAGTGAAAACACGGACACAGATTCTGAAACCGATGTCGGCGACTGTGAAAGATGATTTGATTACGAGACAAACGACTACGAAAATTCCCGCGACTGTGAAGCCGGTGTACGAACGTGTTACCGAGAAAGATCAGGAAAGTGATGCAAACAAAGCTAATACGATCCGTCGCGAGTTAAGTGGAACCAGTCCCAACCCGCGGATGATCAGCCTTCAGCAATCTGTGGGAGATGATTCAACCGACGTCTATGGGAGCCATCTATCTATGGGAACAGTTCGACCTTTGTTCACGACCACTACTCCTCGACCTCGACTAGTGCCTATACACTCCTTAGTGGCTGCCAGGCAGAAAATCCAACAACAATACCAAGACGTGCCCATTCAAGAACAAGAAACCACAATCGAAGCCAGTACCGGACGGGTTTTCGATCAGGATCACGTATTGACCACTAATGCAGTGCCAGTAGTTCATATCCAGCCGCAGAGGGACCCCGATGATCAAGTGTACCAGCAACCTATTTACAGACGACCACCTGCAGCTGTTCATTTCCGTACCCGTGAATACTTGAGAGACAACCCTGGAGCTCCGGTGCCTATCGGGAACACGCGACCTTTCATCCAATATGAGTTCCAGAACAAAGTACTAGAGCCTCAGTACCTGAAGGAGACCTCACAGCACCCGCAGAGACCTCAACCGACCGCAGAAGTGACTCCGAACCCTTACGACCCGCGACCAGTGACTAGAATCATCCCTATTCCTGTGGACGACAGAGGAGTGCCACTGCAAGGTTACCAAGGACGTTTTGTGAACCCCTACCAGAGACCCGCCCTGTTCCAGCCGCGATACGAACCTGTGGACGAGATGACCTCCATCGCCGCCCCTGTGAGTACCAGAGATTTGCGTCGCTTGCTACACATTCTGATATTACGGCAGAACAAGCTGCAAGCGCTGATGGACCAGATGATGGTCGGACCGTCGCTGTATCGGCCGGAGACTGACTACCGCTACCAGCGCTACCAGGACGACGACCGCTACGACTACCGATACGACCAGTACAGGCAGGAGTATCAGGGTCAGGGTTACGACAATCAGTACGAGAGCCAGCGCTATGTCCCTCGAAGGAGGTATCCTCGGCCCTACGACACAGCTGGCTCCTCCTCCAACCATATCGAGGAGATGCCAGAGTACCTCCCACCTGAAATAAGAGAGGCTTTGTTGTTGAAGATGCTGATACTGGCCATCAGCCCGGACTTCATGCCCACGGTGGCGCCCCCCACAGAGCTGACCACTGCCGCTCCGCCCAGGAAGCAAGTGAGGAACATCCAGATCCTGGGCGAGGAGGGCTCCATGGACGACAAGCGCCAGCAGAGGCACtga
- the LOC118281692 gene encoding uncharacterized protein LOC118281692 isoform X2, translating to MTTIVAFAQYSHGGFGSGAIFLYRGVTGAPPPYRRHADSPPDEMIVLIIIACITTAAATNSTKDATTESPTNTTKEILKASETADPKKVQIVKQIRRLNEDGSYTIGYEADDGTFKIENKDVLGNVKGTFGYIDQDGEIKRVTYTSSSDSTPVPVTTSTTPSTPTMIVRVNKTVSSTTRRPLPTVVYPTRGSYTTRGTVIQPIPRRRAHASSTRAPLTETTTESQKLEETTTNILSLYKPKLEEVKTRTQILKPMSATVKDDLITRQTTTKIPATVKPVYERVTEKDQESDANKANTIRRELSGTSPNPRMISLQQSVGDDSTDVYGSHLSMGTVRPLFTTTTPRPRLVPIHSLVAARQKIQQQYQDVPIQEQETTIEASTGRVFDQDHVLTTNAVPVVHIQPQRDPDDQVYQQPIYRRPPAAVHFRTREYLRDNPGAPVPIGNTRPFIQYEFQNKVLEPQYLKETSQHPQRPQPTAEVTPNPYDPRPVTRIIPIPVDDRGVPLQGYQGRFVNPYQRPALFQPRYEPVDEMTSIAAPMLILAISPDFMPTVAPPTELTTAAPPRKQVRNIQILGEEGSMDDKRQQRH from the exons ATGACAACAATAGTGGCGTTTGCGCAATATTCGCACGGTGGCTTTGGGAGTGGggcgatatttttatataggggAGTCACGGGCGCGCCGCCGCCGTACCGTCGACATGCCGACAGCCCGCCTGACGAGATGATCGTCCTCATCATCATCGCGTGCATCACTACAGCGGCTGCTACCAACTCCACCAAAGATGCGACCACAGAGTCCCCGACTAACACTACCAAAGAGATCCTCAAAGCGAGTGAAACAGCTGACCCGAAAAAGGTGCAAATCGTAAAACAAATACGACGCTTGAATGAAGATGGATCATACACCATAGGGTACGAGGCTGATGATGGCACGTTTAAGATTGAAAATAAGGATGTGCTAGGAAATGTTAAGGGTACGTTCGGTTATATCGACCAGGATGGCGAGATCAAACGAGTGACGTATACATCTTCGAGTGACAGTACACCTGTTCCAGTTACCACGAGCACGACGCCGAGTACTCCGACTATGATCGTGAGGGTGAACAAAACAGTGTCATCGACCACACGCAGACCTTTACCGACTGTAGTGTACCCTACAAGAGGATCGTATACCACGCGGGGAACAGTGATCCAGCCCATACCCAGGAGACGTGCTCATGCCAGTTCCACTAGAGCTCCACTTACAGAAACTACAACAGAGTCCCAGAAACTAGAAGAGACCACAACTAACATACTGAGTTTGTATAAACCAAAACTAGAGGAAGTGAAAACACGGACACAGATTCTGAAACCGATGTCGGCGACTGTGAAAGATGATTTGATTACGAGACAAACGACTACGAAAATTCCCGCGACTGTGAAGCCGGTGTACGAACGTGTTACCGAGAAAGATCAGGAAAGTGATGCAAACAAAGCTAATACGATCCGTCGCGAGTTAAGTGGAACCAGTCCCAACCCGCGGATGATCAGCCTTCAGCAATCTGTGGGAGATGATTCAACCGACGTCTATGGGAGCCATCTATCTATGGGAACAGTTCGACCTTTGTTCACGACCACTACTCCTCGACCTCGACTAGTGCCTATACACTCCTTAGTGGCTGCCAGGCAGAAAATCCAACAACAATACCAAGACGTGCCCATTCAAGAACAAGAAACCACAATCGAAGCCAGTACCGGACGGGTTTTCGATCAGGATCACGTATTGACCACTAATGCAGTGCCAGTAGTTCATATCCAGCCGCAGAGGGACCCCGATGATCAAGTGTACCAGCAACCTATTTACAGACGACCACCTGCAGCTGTTCATTTCCGTACCCGTGAATACTTGAGAGACAACCCTGGAGCTCCGGTGCCTATCGGGAACACGCGACCTTTCATCCAATATGAGTTCCAGAACAAAGTACTAGAGCCTCAGTACCTGAAGGAGACCTCACAGCACCCGCAGAGACCTCAACCGACCGCAGAAGTGACTCCGAACCCTTACGACCCGCGACCAGTGACTAGAATCATCCCTATTCCTGTGGACGACAGAGGAGTGCCACTGCAAGGTTACCAAGGACGTTTTGTGAACCCCTACCAGAGACCCGCCCTGTTCCAGCCGCGATACGAACCTGTGGACGAGATGACCTCCATCGCCGCCCCT ATGCTGATACTGGCCATCAGCCCGGACTTCATGCCCACGGTGGCGCCCCCCACAGAGCTGACCACTGCCGCTCCGCCCAGGAAGCAAGTGAGGAACATCCAGATCCTGGGCGAGGAGGGCTCCATGGACGACAAGCGCCAGCAGAGGCACtga
- the LOC118265393 gene encoding cytadherence high molecular weight protein 3 has protein sequence MAAKFYVLCVLLSVGLVAGARPRPRLQQPIQDEYDYEPQAQDRAAGDQVVLVAADSYDGLYRAADRLDDEYEPRALPRHQPRLKQQQQVQEGPKQPPVQTIRNYNKVNDDGSFTFGYEAADGSFKEETRGTDCVVRGKYGYVDPDGNKREFTYVSGNPCDPNKPDEEEQEAAAPDSAERDDPEPNYPRRPIAAPRPTTPRPPTTFFQNDFQDADEDEVEEEPLQHIRQRVVQRPQPARRPAYQAQPIAITPRPVQVTTPRTLPPATTFRPQLVQVTAKPQIQYSPQPNYSPSPAPAVITTVSPSRPGQIDFAAEFAKFHRENQQLQSTTSAGASPTKATSLASPSPSGNPLYSTELVYDPSSGSYNTQLYQTLPQTKGELNLNQRLQPYVATQQQQPRPFVPSPQIPSVPTAAAPSGPLFRHQIQNPQQVYQRQQAENQFQNSQQLFAQQQQLQQSQLQRDRAAARAQAQRLQIASQVQQDAPGQFYYVAPRGESASSGQIDAFLRGHGIQF, from the exons GTGCTGTGTGTACTGCTGAGCGTGGGACTGGTGGCGGGCGCTCGTCCCCGGCCGCGGCTGCAGCAGCCCATCCAGGATGAATACGACTACGAACCGCAGGCTCAGGACCGCGCCGCTGGAGACCAG GTGGTGCTAGTAGCTGCGGATTCATACGACGGTCTGTACCGCGCCGCGGACAGGCTGGACGACGAGTACGAGCCCCGCGCCCTGCCGCGCCACCAGCCCCGGCTCAAGCAGCAGCAGCAGGTCCAGGAGGGACCCAAGCAGCCCCCCGTGCAGACCATCAGGAACTACAACAAG GTTAACGATGATGGTAGTTTCACATTCGGCTACGAGGCTGCTGATGGATCCTTCAAGGAAGAAACCCGAGGCACCGACTGCGTTGTACGCGGCAAATACGGATACGTCGACCCCGATGGCAACAAACGAGAGTTCACCTACGTCTCGGGCAACCCTTGCGACCCCAACAAACCTGATGAAGAAGAACAAGAGGCCGCAGCCCCCGACTCTGCTGAGAGAGATGACCCCGAACCCAACTACCCCAGACGACCAATTGCGGCTCCCAGGCCAACGACCCCACGACCCCCTACGACCTTCTTCCAGAACGACTTCCAAGACGCTGATGAAGACGAAGTCGAAGAGGAACCCCTGCAGCATATCAGACAGAGAGTGGTTCAACGCCCACAGCCAGCGAGGAGACCCGCCTACCAAGCTCAGCCCATTGCTATCACTCCCCGCCCTGTCCAAGTCACAACACCTAGAACTCTGCCCCCGGCGACCACGTTCAGGCCACAGCTCGTCCAAGTGACCGCTAAACCTCAAATCCAATACAGCCCACAACCCAACTACTCGCCCTCTCCCGCTCCTGCTGTAATCACCACCGTCAGCCCCTCCAGACCTGGTCAGATTGACTTTGCTGCCGAGTTTGCCAAGTTCCACCGTGAAAACCAACAATTGCAATCGACTACATCTGCTGGTGCCAGCCCCACGAAGGCCACTTCTCTTGCCTCACCTTCTCCAAGTGGTAACCCTCTGTACTCCACCGAGCTGGTATATGATCCCTCAAGCGGTTCTTACAACACCCAACTGTACCAGACCTTGCCTCAAACTAAGGGAGAACTGAACTTGAACCAGAGACTGCAGCCCTACGTCGCCACCCAGCAGCAGCAGCCGAGGCCGTTCGTGCCTTCTCCTCAGATCCCATCAGTGCCTACAGCTGCTGCTCCCAGCGGACCTCTGTTCAGACACCAGATTCAGAACCCACAACAAGTGTACCAGAGGCAGCAGGCTGAGAACCAGTTCCAGAACTCGCAGCAGCTGTTCGCCCAGCAGCAGCAGTTGCAGCAGAGCCAGCTGCAGAGAGACCGTGCGGCCGCGCGCGCGCAGGCGCAGAGGCTGCAGATAGCGTCGCAGGTGCAGCAGGACGCCCCCGGGCAGTTCTACTACGTGGCGCCGCGCGGGGAGTCCGCGTCCTCGGGACAGATCGACGCCTTCCTCAGAGGGCACGGCATCCAGTTTTAG